The Vibrio penaeicida genome contains a region encoding:
- a CDS encoding PRTRC system protein C, producing the protein MTAIVEKVIRQFRYGGMVLQDLFPEITNAKEALTESYGKQYPELHFCELGVGNDIDGKLEFCVIKKSLGTKG; encoded by the coding sequence ATGACAGCCATTGTAGAAAAAGTAATTCGCCAATTCCGATATGGTGGAATGGTTTTACAAGACCTTTTCCCAGAGATTACAAATGCAAAAGAAGCATTGACAGAAAGTTATGGTAAGCAGTACCCAGAGCTACATTTTTGTGAGCTTGGTGTAGGCAATGACATTGATGGAAAACTGGAATTTTGTGTTATCAAAAAGTCATTAGGCACTAAAGGGTAA